From the Martelella mediterranea DSM 17316 genome, one window contains:
- a CDS encoding NAD(P)-dependent oxidoreductase: MRDLNPALKGGRLAPDAYHKNFSDLHPPLDRHEAAVEADRCYFCYDAPCMTACPTAIDIPLFIRQISTDNPLGAAKTILDQNIFGGMCARVCPTETLCEEACVRNTAEEKPVEIGLLQRYATDTAMVENRQFYTRAHETGKRVAVVGAGPAGLACAHRLAMAGHDVIVLEAKDKAGGLNEYGLAAYKTVDDFAQKEIEYLLEIGGIEIRGGQMLGRDFTLGELRRDYDAVFLGLGLGGVNELGVPGEDLAGCENAVDFIAAIRQTDDLAEITVGSHVVVLGGGMTAIDAAVQSKLLGAEEVTLCYRRGPDAMGASKFEQELAASRGVFIRHYLAPKEILGEDGKVAGVLFEHTEVRDGRLVSTGETGVIAADHVLKAIGQTFVTEHLEGLKLEHGRIAIDAEGRTSLPDVWAGGDCVKKGEDLTVTSVAQGRDAAISIHHLLAGEAPLATAVA; the protein is encoded by the coding sequence ATGCGAGACTTGAACCCGGCCCTGAAGGGCGGGCGACTTGCGCCCGATGCGTATCACAAGAACTTTTCCGACCTGCACCCTCCGCTCGACCGGCACGAGGCGGCGGTGGAGGCGGATCGCTGTTATTTCTGTTATGACGCGCCGTGCATGACGGCCTGTCCCACCGCCATCGATATCCCGCTGTTCATCCGCCAGATATCAACCGACAACCCGTTGGGCGCGGCCAAGACCATCCTCGACCAGAACATTTTCGGCGGCATGTGCGCCCGGGTCTGTCCCACCGAAACGCTGTGCGAGGAAGCCTGCGTGCGCAACACCGCGGAGGAAAAGCCCGTCGAGATCGGCCTGCTGCAGCGCTATGCCACCGACACGGCGATGGTCGAAAACCGCCAGTTCTACACCCGCGCCCACGAGACCGGAAAGCGCGTGGCGGTGGTCGGCGCGGGCCCGGCTGGCCTTGCCTGCGCACATCGCCTCGCCATGGCCGGCCACGACGTGATCGTGCTGGAGGCGAAGGACAAGGCCGGCGGGCTCAATGAATACGGCCTGGCCGCCTACAAGACCGTCGATGACTTCGCCCAGAAGGAAATCGAGTATCTGCTGGAGATTGGCGGCATCGAAATCCGCGGCGGGCAGATGCTCGGTCGCGACTTTACTCTCGGGGAACTGCGCCGCGATTATGACGCCGTCTTCCTCGGCCTCGGCCTTGGCGGCGTCAACGAACTCGGCGTCCCCGGCGAAGACCTTGCCGGCTGCGAGAACGCCGTCGATTTCATCGCGGCGATCCGCCAGACCGATGACCTCGCCGAAATCACAGTCGGCAGCCATGTCGTTGTGCTTGGCGGCGGCATGACCGCGATCGACGCCGCCGTGCAGTCGAAACTGCTCGGCGCCGAAGAAGTGACGCTCTGTTACCGGCGCGGGCCGGACGCCATGGGCGCCTCGAAATTCGAGCAGGAGCTTGCGGCCTCGCGCGGCGTGTTCATCCGCCACTATCTGGCGCCGAAGGAAATCCTCGGCGAGGACGGCAAGGTCGCCGGCGTGCTGTTCGAGCATACCGAAGTCAGGGACGGCAGGCTGGTCTCGACTGGCGAGACCGGCGTGATCGCCGCCGACCACGTGCTGAAGGCGATCGGCCAGACCTTCGTCACCGAACATCTGGAAGGCCTGAAGCTGGAGCACGGCCGGATTGCCATCGATGCCGAGGGCCGCACCTCGCTACCCGATGTCTGGGCCGGCGGCGACTGCGTGAAGAAGGGCGAGGACCTGACGGTCACTTCGGTCGCCCAAGGACGAGACGCCGCGATTTCCATCCATCACCTTCTGGCAGGCGAAGCGCCGCTGGCGACGGCCGTGGCCTGA
- a CDS encoding 2-hydroxyacid dehydrogenase yields MTKSPLLIDLKFSDRAAVVAALKRHFADRDVIDLGAAENAGRDLSACRYAILWQPDADLFSRATNLEVLFSGGAGVDKVLALEGLPDAPLVRFVDPSLTRRMSEYVVLQCLFHLRQVAAYRDSQEARRWQPLPQPEAGAVTVGIMGLGELGRDAAAKLKMMGFNVVGWSRTAKTIEGIETFDEAGRDAFLAKTDILVGLLPLTAETTGLFNLALFEKLRRGGPLGAPVFINAGRGGSQVEADIVTALDRGLLGGASLDVFETEPLPAESPLWDRENVVITPHVAADSDISALFAHVERQIARFEAGEPLEHVVGRQRGY; encoded by the coding sequence ATGACCAAATCGCCGCTGCTGATCGACCTCAAATTCTCCGACCGCGCCGCCGTGGTCGCCGCGCTGAAGCGCCATTTTGCCGATCGCGATGTCATCGATCTCGGCGCGGCCGAGAATGCCGGGCGCGATCTTTCCGCTTGCCGCTACGCAATTCTATGGCAGCCCGACGCGGACCTGTTTTCCCGCGCGACGAACCTCGAAGTTCTGTTTTCCGGCGGGGCGGGCGTCGACAAGGTTCTGGCGCTTGAAGGCCTGCCGGATGCGCCGCTGGTGCGCTTTGTCGATCCGTCGCTCACCCGGCGGATGAGCGAATATGTCGTGCTGCAGTGCCTCTTTCACCTGCGCCAGGTCGCCGCCTATCGCGACAGCCAGGAGGCCCGGCGCTGGCAGCCGCTGCCGCAGCCCGAGGCCGGCGCGGTGACGGTCGGGATCATGGGGCTCGGCGAACTCGGGCGCGATGCGGCGGCGAAGCTGAAGATGATGGGGTTCAACGTCGTCGGCTGGTCGCGGACGGCCAAGACCATCGAAGGGATCGAAACCTTCGATGAGGCGGGCCGCGATGCCTTCCTCGCCAAGACCGATATCCTGGTCGGCCTGCTGCCGCTGACGGCCGAGACCACGGGCCTCTTCAATCTGGCGCTTTTCGAAAAGCTGAGGCGCGGCGGTCCGCTCGGCGCGCCGGTGTTCATCAATGCCGGCCGCGGCGGCTCGCAGGTGGAGGCCGATATCGTCACGGCGCTCGATCGCGGTCTTCTCGGCGGCGCGTCGCTCGATGTGTTCGAGACCGAGCCGCTTCCCGCCGAAAGCCCGCTCTGGGATCGCGAAAACGTCGTGATCACGCCCCATGTGGCGGCCGACAGCGATATCAGCGCGCTGTTTGCCCATGTCGAGCGTCAGATCGCGCGGTTTGAGGCGGGAGAACCGCTCGAGCATGTCGTCGGGCGACAGCGGGGCTACTGA
- the pncB gene encoding nicotinate phosphoribosyltransferase, whose translation MAKTDIATRVYDHSWKLDPIIRSLLDTDFYKLLMLQMIWKLYPDVNATFSLINRTASVRLADEIDEGELRAQLDHAREIRLTKKEMIWLAGNSFYGRSQIFEPEFLTWLANFRLPEYELTRHDGQYQLNFHGRWMETTMWEIPALCIINELRSRAALKGIGLFTLDVTYARAKAKMWSKVERLAALDGLRISDFGTRRRHSFLWQRWCVEALKEGIGPAFTGTSNVLLAMDTDLEAVGTNAHELPMVAAALAETDEALAAAPYKVMQDWNKLYGGNLLIALPDAYGTTAFLRHAPEWVADWTGFRPDSAPPIEGGEKIIAWWKKMGRDPREKILIFSDGLDVDAIIETYKHFEGRVRMSFGWGTNLTNDFIGCAPHRVGGLKPISIVCKVSDANGRPAVKLSDNPQKATGDPAEVERYLKFFGSEDMVDQPVMV comes from the coding sequence ATGGCCAAGACCGATATTGCCACACGGGTCTATGATCACAGCTGGAAGCTCGACCCGATCATCCGCAGCCTTCTGGATACCGATTTCTACAAATTGCTGATGCTGCAGATGATCTGGAAGCTCTATCCAGACGTCAACGCCACCTTCTCCCTGATCAACCGCACCGCCTCTGTCCGCCTTGCCGACGAAATCGACGAGGGGGAACTGCGCGCTCAGCTCGATCATGCGCGCGAGATCAGACTCACCAAGAAGGAAATGATCTGGCTCGCGGGCAACAGCTTTTACGGCCGCTCGCAGATATTCGAGCCCGAATTCCTGACATGGCTCGCCAATTTCCGCCTGCCCGAATATGAGCTGACGCGTCATGACGGCCAGTATCAGCTGAACTTCCACGGCCGCTGGATGGAAACCACGATGTGGGAGATACCGGCGCTCTGCATCATCAACGAATTGCGCTCGCGCGCGGCTTTGAAAGGCATCGGCCTGTTCACGCTGGACGTGACCTATGCCCGCGCCAAGGCCAAGATGTGGTCGAAGGTCGAGCGGCTGGCTGCCCTCGACGGGCTCAGAATATCCGATTTTGGCACCCGCCGGCGGCATTCCTTCCTGTGGCAGCGCTGGTGCGTCGAGGCGCTGAAGGAAGGCATCGGCCCGGCCTTTACGGGCACATCCAATGTGCTGCTCGCCATGGATACCGATCTGGAGGCCGTCGGCACCAATGCCCATGAACTGCCGATGGTCGCTGCCGCCCTTGCCGAGACGGACGAGGCCCTTGCAGCGGCCCCCTACAAGGTGATGCAGGACTGGAACAAGCTCTATGGCGGCAATCTGCTGATCGCGCTGCCGGATGCCTATGGCACCACGGCCTTCCTGCGCCACGCACCTGAATGGGTTGCCGACTGGACCGGCTTCCGCCCCGACAGCGCGCCGCCGATTGAGGGCGGCGAGAAGATCATCGCCTGGTGGAAGAAGATGGGCCGCGATCCGCGCGAGAAGATATTGATCTTCTCCGACGGGCTGGATGTCGATGCCATTATCGAAACCTACAAGCATTTCGAGGGCAGGGTGCGCATGAGCTTCGGCTGGGGCACCAATCTCACCAATGATTTCATCGGCTGCGCGCCGCATCGCGTCGGCGGGCTGAAGCCGATCTCGATCGTCTGCAAGGTCTCCGACGCCAATGGCCGCCCGGCGGTGAAGCTCTCCGACAATCCGCAGAAGGCGACTGGCGATCCGGCCGAGGTCGAGCGTTACCTGAAGTTCTTCGGCTCCGAGGACATGGTCGATCAGCCGGTGATGGTCTGA
- a CDS encoding GNAT family N-acetyltransferase, whose product MQIREGKAEDLEALYAIALVTGDNGRDASALYDDPNMIGHIYSAPYLMVDGGFCFVAEDEAGVCGYVVGTADTVAFARTLETDWWPALRTRYPEPDVTSRAQWSPDEWRAHLFYHPEMPPPAVVEAYPAHLHMNLLERARGHGLGRQLLGAALRHLTELGASHVHVGAGWTDAGGAAFWQACGFAVLEEAGRTVYLGRAVA is encoded by the coding sequence ATGCAGATCCGCGAAGGCAAGGCAGAGGATCTGGAGGCGCTTTACGCGATCGCGCTTGTCACCGGCGACAATGGTCGCGATGCGAGTGCGCTCTACGACGATCCGAATATGATCGGCCATATCTACTCCGCGCCCTATCTGATGGTCGATGGCGGCTTCTGCTTCGTCGCCGAGGATGAGGCGGGCGTGTGCGGTTATGTTGTGGGCACCGCCGATACCGTTGCCTTTGCGCGGACGCTGGAGACGGACTGGTGGCCGGCGCTCAGGACGCGTTATCCGGAGCCGGATGTGACAAGCCGCGCGCAATGGTCGCCCGATGAATGGCGCGCCCATCTATTTTACCACCCGGAAATGCCGCCGCCGGCAGTGGTCGAGGCCTATCCGGCGCATCTGCATATGAACCTCCTTGAACGCGCCCGCGGCCACGGGCTCGGGCGTCAGCTTCTCGGCGCGGCGCTGCGACATCTTACCGAACTTGGGGCCAGTCACGTTCATGTCGGGGCGGGATGGACCGATGCCGGCGGCGCCGCATTCTGGCAGGCCTGCGGTTTCGCGGTGCTGGAGGAGGCTGGCCGCACGGTCTATCTCGGCCGGGCTGTGGCCTGA
- a CDS encoding TonB-dependent receptor domain-containing protein: MREFIAAGMAVAVLASAGEGLAQDTGATTVLEPIYVTTPLRRPSTIVQSTSTVTVVTEEDIERSAAVDLPSLLRSYPGVNVTTNGGMGSNAGITLRGTNTGQTLVLVDGMRVASATGGSTAIANIPLASIARVEIVEGAHSAQWGADAIGGVVNIITKDGSFCENGASICSSVETGVTWPWGGFGTLSSRGVTGSGVDFNVGLSVIGTEGYDFTTPSNMVHEPGRDGFLQGSFNYSIGKDFAWGRVYSQGFYARSNPHFDSAPYADWMTGDMVYGANQSIQTNAAFKLGAEFDHADDWSSVFEIYSAFDYQKNFRDDHPEADTHYDTNRFGISGSTTKEVMAGDALNIFTLGFDAYRETVDSSVDYTETGRNVGAFYGQYGLELDALTVNAGLRYDADEQFGGALTYNVGLGYELVEGLTARASFSTGFNAPTFNDLYWAFDGSYVGNPYLDPETSKNWEAGLNWDSGAGSVVDLVYYENYIDDMIVFVSDPVTYIGTMENIEEAKVSGVRATYSQMLLDDRLGLDFGLEYRLPKNETDDEYIANQNRLKLTAAASWQATERLNLNADIEYVGSRWTNESNFNPQLGDYTVVDISANYAVDDLSNVKFAVENLFDEDYQTIPGYNAPGTTVTLSYRRTF; this comes from the coding sequence ATGAGAGAATTCATTGCGGCCGGCATGGCCGTCGCCGTGCTTGCTTCGGCCGGAGAGGGGCTGGCGCAGGATACCGGCGCCACGACGGTTCTGGAACCCATCTATGTGACGACGCCCTTGCGCCGCCCGTCCACGATCGTGCAGTCGACCTCGACGGTCACGGTGGTCACCGAGGAGGATATCGAGCGCTCCGCCGCCGTCGATCTTCCCTCGCTGCTGAGAAGCTATCCGGGCGTCAACGTCACCACCAATGGCGGCATGGGCTCCAATGCGGGAATCACCCTGCGCGGCACCAATACCGGCCAGACGCTGGTGCTGGTCGACGGCATGCGGGTCGCCTCGGCCACCGGCGGCTCCACCGCCATCGCCAATATTCCGCTTGCCAGCATCGCCCGCGTCGAGATCGTCGAGGGCGCGCATTCGGCCCAATGGGGCGCCGACGCGATCGGCGGCGTCGTCAACATCATCACCAAGGATGGCAGTTTCTGCGAAAACGGCGCTTCGATCTGCTCCAGCGTGGAAACCGGCGTGACCTGGCCATGGGGCGGCTTCGGCACGCTGTCGAGCCGCGGCGTCACCGGGTCCGGCGTCGATTTCAATGTCGGCCTCTCCGTCATCGGCACGGAAGGCTATGATTTCACCACGCCTTCAAATATGGTTCATGAGCCGGGTCGCGACGGCTTCCTGCAAGGCAGCTTCAACTATTCGATCGGCAAGGATTTCGCCTGGGGCCGGGTCTATTCGCAGGGCTTCTATGCCCGCTCCAATCCGCATTTCGACAGCGCGCCCTATGCCGACTGGATGACCGGCGACATGGTCTATGGGGCCAATCAGTCGATCCAGACGAATGCCGCCTTCAAGCTCGGCGCGGAATTCGACCACGCCGACGACTGGTCTTCGGTGTTCGAGATTTATTCGGCCTTCGACTACCAGAAGAATTTCCGCGACGATCATCCGGAAGCCGATACCCATTACGATACCAATCGCTTTGGGATTTCCGGTTCGACCACCAAGGAAGTCATGGCGGGCGATGCGCTCAACATCTTCACGCTCGGCTTCGACGCCTATCGCGAAACGGTCGATTCCTCCGTCGATTACACCGAGACCGGGCGCAATGTCGGCGCCTTCTACGGCCAGTACGGCCTCGAGCTTGACGCCCTGACGGTGAATGCCGGCCTGCGCTACGATGCCGACGAACAGTTCGGCGGGGCGCTGACCTATAATGTCGGGCTGGGCTACGAACTGGTCGAAGGGCTGACGGCGCGCGCCTCGTTCTCCACCGGCTTCAACGCGCCGACCTTCAACGATCTCTACTGGGCGTTCGACGGATCCTATGTCGGCAATCCCTATCTCGACCCGGAAACCTCGAAGAACTGGGAGGCGGGTCTGAACTGGGATTCCGGCGCGGGCAGTGTGGTCGATCTCGTCTATTACGAGAACTACATCGACGACATGATTGTCTTTGTCTCCGACCCGGTCACCTATATCGGCACCATGGAGAACATCGAGGAGGCCAAGGTCAGCGGCGTGCGCGCGACCTATTCGCAGATGCTGCTCGATGACCGCCTCGGCCTTGATTTCGGCCTCGAATACCGTCTGCCGAAGAACGAGACCGATGATGAGTATATCGCCAACCAGAACCGGCTGAAGCTGACGGCGGCGGCAAGCTGGCAGGCGACCGAGCGCCTTAATCTCAACGCGGACATCGAATATGTCGGCAGCCGCTGGACGAACGAGTCGAATTTCAATCCGCAGCTTGGCGACTATACCGTGGTCGATATTTCCGCCAATTATGCCGTGGATGACTTGTCAAACGTCAAATTCGCGGTCGAAAATCTCTTCGACGAGGATTACCAGACAATTCCCGGCTATAACGCGCCCGGCACCACCGTGACGCTTTCCTACCGAAGGACCTTCTAA
- a CDS encoding ABC transporter substrate-binding protein: MPHPAHAKRNAFSVFAACAGFFLFSFTAWGAPQRVVSINLCTDQMAMLVAGEGQLLSVSRLAADPAISAMAEQAEGYRLNDGLAEQVFLMKPDLVLAGSYTTRETVDLLKRLGIAVAEFQPEASLDDARHNLERIGVLLDRKQAAADVIAAMDEGLAGLAGTLHGERTAAFYYANGYTSGKKTLAGDMIERLGLVNIASEAGVDSLGRLPLERLVMAAPDVIVGGDADYEAPALAQAGFRHPAFVAATERSDYVNLPSRYTICGGPFNVAGIALLAEQLGGGGADE, from the coding sequence ATGCCGCACCCGGCGCACGCCAAACGGAATGCTTTCAGCGTCTTCGCAGCGTGCGCCGGGTTTTTTCTTTTTTCCTTCACCGCCTGGGGCGCGCCGCAACGGGTGGTCTCGATCAATCTGTGCACCGACCAGATGGCGATGCTCGTTGCCGGGGAAGGGCAGTTGCTGTCGGTGTCCAGGCTTGCGGCCGATCCCGCCATCTCGGCGATGGCAGAGCAGGCTGAAGGCTACCGGCTGAATGACGGGCTGGCGGAGCAGGTGTTCCTGATGAAGCCCGATCTCGTGCTTGCCGGCAGCTATACGACGCGGGAGACGGTCGATCTCCTGAAGCGGCTCGGGATCGCGGTGGCGGAGTTTCAGCCCGAGGCCTCGCTCGATGATGCGCGACACAATCTGGAGCGCATCGGCGTGCTGCTTGACAGGAAGCAGGCAGCGGCGGATGTGATCGCCGCGATGGATGAAGGCCTCGCCGGTCTCGCCGGCACGCTGCACGGCGAGCGCACGGCAGCATTTTATTACGCCAATGGTTATACCTCGGGCAAAAAAACTCTTGCCGGCGACATGATCGAGCGGCTGGGTCTCGTCAACATCGCCTCGGAGGCCGGGGTCGACAGCCTTGGCCGGCTGCCGCTGGAGCGGCTGGTCATGGCCGCGCCGGATGTGATCGTCGGCGGCGACGCGGATTATGAGGCCCCGGCGCTTGCCCAGGCCGGGTTCAGGCATCCAGCCTTCGTGGCCGCCACCGAGCGAAGCGATTACGTCAACCTGCCGAGCCGCTACACCATCTGCGGCGGGCCGTTCAATGTCGCGGGTATTGCCCTGCTCGCCGAACAACTTGGCGGAGGCGGAGCGGATGAATGA
- a CDS encoding FecCD family ABC transporter permease, which yields MNERRRYWRLMVGLGILVLALFTASLVIGPAGIGFRQSVAGLFGRDAASIVLIMQEIRLPRAILGLMIGATLGLSGAVLQGYLRNPLAEPGLLGVSASASLGAVIAIYTGLSALFSLALPLLALAFAFAAVLLVRFLAGGGARSLTIILAGVAVTSFAGAMTSLALNLSPNPFAAMEIMFWMLGSLADRSMLQVWLSAPFMLAGWVLLFGCGRALDMLTLGHEAAASLGMSPKRTERMVIWGVAASVGAATAVSGAIGFVGLVVPHILRPLVGSVPSRLLPASALGGAAVLLAADVAVRLVAPERDLKIGVVTGLIGAPFFLWLIYKTRRELV from the coding sequence ATGAATGAGCGCCGGCGCTATTGGCGGCTGATGGTCGGTCTCGGCATTCTCGTGCTGGCGCTGTTTACCGCCTCCCTCGTCATCGGCCCGGCGGGCATCGGGTTTCGCCAGAGCGTCGCCGGCCTGTTCGGTCGCGATGCCGCGTCCATCGTTCTGATCATGCAGGAAATCCGGCTGCCGCGCGCCATTCTGGGGCTGATGATCGGGGCCACGCTCGGGCTCTCGGGTGCGGTGCTGCAGGGCTATCTGCGCAATCCGCTGGCCGAGCCCGGCCTTCTCGGCGTCTCGGCCTCCGCCTCGCTCGGCGCGGTGATCGCGATCTATACCGGCCTTTCGGCGCTGTTTTCGCTGGCGCTGCCGCTGCTGGCGCTTGCCTTCGCCTTCGCCGCGGTCCTGCTGGTGCGGTTTCTGGCCGGCGGCGGGGCGCGCAGCCTGACGATCATTCTCGCCGGCGTTGCCGTAACCAGCTTTGCCGGCGCGATGACCTCGCTGGCGCTCAATCTTTCGCCCAATCCCTTCGCGGCGATGGAGATCATGTTCTGGATGCTGGGTTCGCTCGCCGACCGTTCCATGCTGCAGGTATGGCTGTCGGCGCCGTTCATGCTGGCCGGCTGGGTGCTTCTGTTCGGCTGCGGCCGCGCGCTCGACATGCTGACGCTCGGCCATGAGGCCGCGGCCAGTCTCGGCATGTCGCCGAAGCGCACCGAGCGCATGGTAATCTGGGGCGTGGCGGCAAGCGTCGGCGCGGCGACCGCCGTCTCAGGCGCGATCGGCTTCGTCGGCCTCGTGGTGCCGCATATCCTGCGGCCGCTCGTCGGTTCTGTGCCGTCCCGGCTGCTGCCGGCAAGCGCGCTGGGCGGAGCGGCGGTGCTCCTGGCCGCCGATGTCGCGGTAAGGCTGGTTGCGCCGGAGCGTGACCTGAAGATCGGCGTGGTGACGGGGCTGATCGGCGCGCCTTTCTTCCTGTGGCTGATCTACAAGACGCGGCGGGAACTGGTCTGA
- a CDS encoding ABC transporter ATP-binding protein, with protein sequence MMLLRAENLTVERGGRAIVNGVDLKVGRGELVGLIGPNGAGKTTLLKALIGVTAASGAVFLQDSPLEGLSANERARRVAFLPQDHEIAWPVKVREVVALGRQPWIQNSCFGDYARGQIIAEAMARMGVETLAERTADTLSGGERARVLIARALAQMTPLLIADEPVAGLDPAHQIGLMEVFVSLLREGRSVLVSLHDLGLAARWCTRLIMMDGGGVVADGPPAAVLTAENLRGVYGIEAYFGKADGGPVIMPTRLSPK encoded by the coding sequence CTGATGCTGCTGCGCGCCGAGAACCTCACCGTTGAAAGAGGCGGCCGCGCCATCGTGAATGGCGTCGATCTGAAGGTCGGGCGCGGCGAACTGGTCGGCCTGATCGGCCCCAACGGCGCGGGCAAGACAACGCTTTTGAAGGCGCTGATCGGCGTGACGGCGGCTTCCGGCGCAGTGTTCCTGCAGGACAGCCCGCTGGAGGGCCTCAGCGCGAATGAGCGCGCCCGCCGGGTCGCCTTTCTGCCGCAGGACCACGAGATCGCTTGGCCGGTGAAGGTGCGCGAGGTGGTCGCGCTTGGCCGCCAGCCGTGGATCCAGAACAGTTGTTTCGGCGATTACGCCCGCGGCCAGATCATCGCCGAGGCGATGGCGCGTATGGGCGTCGAAACCCTGGCCGAGCGCACGGCCGACACGCTTTCCGGCGGCGAGCGCGCCCGCGTGCTGATCGCCCGCGCACTGGCGCAGATGACCCCGCTCTTGATCGCCGATGAACCGGTCGCCGGGCTCGACCCCGCCCACCAGATCGGCCTGATGGAAGTATTCGTCTCGCTGTTGCGCGAGGGCCGCTCGGTGCTCGTCTCGCTGCACGATCTCGGCCTTGCCGCGCGCTGGTGCACCCGGCTGATCATGATGGATGGCGGCGGCGTGGTGGCCGACGGTCCGCCCGCCGCGGTGCTGACGGCGGAAAACCTGCGCGGGGTCTATGGCATCGAGGCCTATTTCGGCAAAGCCGATGGCGGTCCGGTGATCATGCCGACCCGACTTTCGCCGAAATGA
- a CDS encoding aspartate kinase, which yields MARIVMKFGGTSVANIERIRNVARHVKREVDAGHEVAVVVSAMAGKTNELVEWTREASPMHDAREYDVVVSSGEQVTSGLLSIVLQSMGVNARSWQGWQLPIKTDGTHGAARIVDIDGTDIVKRMGEGQVAVCAGFQGIGPDNRVATLGRGGSDTSAVAIAAAVKADRCDIYTDVDGVYTTDPRIEPKARRLKKVAFEEMLEMASLGAKVLQVRSVELAMVHKVRTFVRSSFDAPDAPGMGDFDNPPGTLICDEDEILEQEVVTGIAYAKDEAQISLRRVEDRPGVAAAIFGPLADAHVNVDMIVQNISEEGTHTDMTFTVPASDVEKAKAALAAKQSEIGYDVIQSETELAKISVIGIGMRSHSGVAASAFKALSQKGINIKAITTSEIKISILIDGAYAELAVRTLHSCYGLDK from the coding sequence ATGGCCCGCATCGTCATGAAATTCGGCGGCACGTCTGTCGCCAATATCGAACGTATCCGCAATGTGGCGCGCCATGTGAAACGGGAAGTCGATGCCGGCCACGAGGTCGCCGTCGTGGTCTCCGCCATGGCCGGCAAGACCAACGAACTGGTGGAGTGGACGCGCGAGGCCTCGCCGATGCACGATGCCCGCGAATATGACGTCGTCGTCTCCTCCGGCGAGCAGGTGACCTCCGGGCTGCTTTCGATCGTGCTGCAGTCGATGGGCGTCAACGCCCGATCCTGGCAGGGCTGGCAGTTGCCGATCAAGACCGATGGCACCCATGGCGCGGCCCGTATCGTCGATATCGACGGTACCGACATCGTCAAGCGCATGGGCGAGGGCCAGGTTGCCGTTTGCGCCGGCTTCCAGGGTATTGGCCCGGATAACCGGGTTGCAACACTCGGCCGCGGCGGCTCGGATACCTCCGCCGTCGCCATCGCCGCCGCCGTGAAGGCCGACCGCTGCGATATCTACACCGATGTCGACGGCGTCTACACCACCGATCCGCGCATCGAGCCGAAGGCCAGACGCCTCAAGAAGGTGGCGTTCGAGGAAATGCTGGAAATGGCCTCGCTCGGCGCCAAGGTTTTGCAGGTTCGCTCGGTCGAGCTTGCCATGGTTCACAAGGTGCGCACATTCGTGCGTTCAAGCTTCGATGCGCCGGACGCCCCCGGCATGGGCGATTTCGACAATCCGCCCGGTACCCTGATTTGCGACGAGGATGAGATTTTGGAACAGGAAGTCGTAACCGGCATCGCGTATGCCAAGGACGAGGCTCAGATTTCGCTGCGCCGCGTCGAAGACCGCCCCGGCGTGGCCGCCGCCATCTTCGGCCCGCTCGCCGATGCCCATGTCAATGTCGACATGATCGTGCAGAACATCTCGGAAGAGGGCACCCATACCGACATGACCTTCACCGTGCCGGCTTCGGATGTGGAAAAGGCCAAGGCGGCGCTTGCCGCCAAGCAGTCGGAAATCGGCTATGACGTGATCCAGAGCGAGACCGAGCTTGCCAAGATTTCGGTGATCGGCATCGGCATGCGCTCTCATTCCGGCGTTGCCGCCTCGGCCTTCAAGGCCCTGTCGCAGAAGGGAATCAACATCAAGGCGATCACCACATCCGAGATCAAGATCTCGATCCTGATCGACGGCGCCTATGCCGAGCTTGCAGTCAGGACTTTGCATTCCTGCTACGGTCTCGATAAATAG